The [Clostridium] scindens ATCC 35704 nucleotide sequence TCCAGCTGATGGGTAATGTATGGCGGAAGCGGCATCTGGCCCAGCTTATCCAGAATCTCTTCAAAGATTCCCTCATAAGTAAACTGGATCAGGCGGTTTCCCTCGTCCACGATATCCACGACCTCGCCAACCAGAAGCCCTTCCCCAAAACTAATCTTCGTTCCTATCTTAGCCTTTTTTCCGGGCTTAACGAGCGTCTCCCATATATTATTTTCTTTACGTTTCAACAGTAATATCTCTATCTTGGCCTCTGTCCCGACTTTTGAGCCGATCAGCCTTGCCGGAATTACCTTCGTATCATTAATCACCAGGCAGTCTCCCTCATGCAGATAGTCTGTAATCTCTTTAAATACATGATGGGAAACAGCCCCAGATTCCTTGTCAAGTACAAGAAGCCTGGAGCTGGAACGATCTTCAAGCGGATCCTGGGCGATCAATTCTTCCGGCAATTCATAATAAAAATCCTGACGTTTCATAATATGAATCCCTTCTTTTCTTATTTATCTTCAGGCAGATCATCCTTGAATTTATCCTGCGCTGGCTTTGATCCGCCCGTCGGCGGCGTCTGCCCCGGCACTGGTCCATATCCCTGAGGCCCCGGATATCCTTGGGGCATCTGATATACAGGGAATACCTTGATCTTCTTAGCATAGATGACCCGGGTATCGCACAGCATATCATGGATGCCCCGCTTCTCCCTGTCAAATCCTACGATAATATAGCCGATTCCAATGGAAAGGCTGCAAAGGAACCTTCCCACAGTCTCCCGGTACACGACATCCAGAAGGCTCAGCCTCTGCCCCTCATCCACGCTCACTACCCGCAGGTTCATGGCTCTTTTCCCAAGCGTTGTTCCCGTAAGATAGGTGCACAGAATAAAGTACAGGACGTGGAATACATACAGCAGGATATCTTTTAACGTATACTGGAACAGCACATTTCCTCCAAGGGCCGTGCCTTCCAGTGCCGCAGTGATTCCGGATATGAACAGCCTTACAAACAGCAGCCCCGCAAACACGATCACGCTGTCGATACAATAAGCGGCCAGACGTGCCCAGAAGCCCGCATAGGATACTTCGGGCCTATTGCAATTGTTCTGCATAATACATCGGCACCCCGCTTTCCATGTCTGCTGCGGTTTCTTTCAGTATCTGGGCTTCTGACTTCGGTATCAGGTCTTTTACCTGGGCAAATAAGGAGGCAAAAACGCCGGATGGCCCCTCCAGCTCGTAGTAATTATTGACTCCCAATTCTTCACTCATGGCTGCCTGCATATCTTCAAATGAACTGATGGAATCAATCAATCCATTGTCAATCGCCTGTTCAGCGGTATAAGTGCGGCCGTCTGCCAGCCCTCTCACCGCCTCTTCGGACATGCCCCTGCCTTCTGCGACAATACTGACAAATTTATTATAGTACTCATCGACCTGCTCCTGATAGATTGCCATCTGCTCATCCGTCATCTGGGAACTGTCTTTATACTCGCCACTGGTTATGCTGAAGTATCGGATTCCCAGTTTCTCATAGAGCCCGGTCATATCAAACCCGGACATGATCACGCCGATGGAGCCTGTAACGGTATTGGAATTTGCATAGATCTTGTCGCTTGCCATAGATACCATGTATCCTCCGGACGCTGCATAGTGTGCCATATAATCCCAGACCGGGCGTCCTGTGGCTTCTTTGTAATCTTTCAACTTCAGATACAGTTCCTCGCTCTCGTAGACGGTTCCTCCCGGGGAATCCACATACAGAAGGATGCCCTTATTATTGGAGTCTTCCATCAGGTCATCAATGTACTCCATCGTCGTCTGGTGCTGATAGCCTTCCGGTATGTCGAATATGCCGGTACTGGCCTGCTCCTGAATGGTTCCTTCTACTCTTACGATCGCAATATAATCACTCAGCGGCGCGTTGAATCGGTAATCTCCTGTGAGTATCTGCCCTACGCTGTCATTTAGCATCTTCTGGGAAAATGTATTCGTCAGCACGCTGGATACTCCTACGGCAATAAACAAAACTGCTGCAATCACCAGGCCGATTATCTGTTTTTTCTTCATATTTTATCCCTCATCTTCTATTTGCGAAGTTCGATTCCCATGCCTTCCAGCTCTTTCAGGATTCTTTCCATTGCCTCAGTTACTTCTGCGTCTTCCAGAGTCTTATTCTTTGCGCGGAATACGATGGAATATGCCACGGACTTATATCCTTCTTTAATCTGCGCGCCTTCATAAAGATCGAACAGCGCATAGCTTTCCAAGTAGGCTCCGCCCTTTTTCTCAATCACTTCTTCTACCTGGCCGGCCAGGATCTCTTTCGGCATTACCATGCTGATGTCACGGTTTACTGCCGGGAACTTGGCAATTCCGGTATATTTCCTGTCAAATGTGGCTCTCTTTACGATCTCAGGCATATCGATCACTGCAATATACGCCTTGGTTCCGATTCCATAAGTATCGGCTACATCCGGATGTACTTCTCCGAGATATCCCACGACTGTTCCGTCATAGATGACATTTGCCTGGCGTCCCGGATGCAGATATGGCTTGCCCGCCTGTGGATCATAAGTCTCTTTTCCATGCATTCCCACTTTGTCAAAGAATTCCTCAATCACGCCTTTCATGCTGAAGAAGTCGCCATCTCCGTACATGCCCAGCGTAAACTGCATTCTTTCTTCTGGAAGTTCTGTAAGCGGCAGCGCCTTTGGAATGTATACATTTCCCAGTTCGTACAGCCTTACATCCTTGTTTCTTCTATTATAATTGGTAGCCAGCGACATCAGCATTCCATTCAGGGATGTGGTACGCATGATGCTGTAATCCTCTCCAAGAGGATTGATGATCTCTACGGTCTGGCGAAGCAGCGAATCCTCCGGTATCATCAGTTTATCGAACACTTTCGGACTCTCGAAAGAATAGGTCATACCCTGGCTGAATCCGCAGAATTCCGCGATATCGCGGGCTACCTCTTCTACTCTGAGCTTAAAGGAGAGTTTTCCTGTCGTAGCCTCCCCCCTTGGAAGGGTAGTAGGAATGTTGTCATAACCATAGAATCTGGCAACCTCTTCCGCCAGGTCAGCCACACGGAACAGATCATGGCGGAAGGTTGGCGCGATCACTTCATTGCTTCCCTCATCATAAGCCAGGCCAATCTTCTCAAAGTATCCGATCATTTCTTCTTTGGAGATATCCGTGCCAAGAAGATTGTTGATCGCGTCCGCGTCAAACAGAACTCTTACCGGCTCCTTCTTCTTGCCGTAAACATCTACCATTCCCCCGACAACTTCACCGGCTCCCAGTTCTTCTACCAGCTGGCAGGCGCGGTCGATTGCCGCCTGGGCGTTATTGGGATCCAGCCCTTTCTCAAACTTGCCGGAAGCATCCGTACGAAGTCCCACCTTTTTGCTGGACTTACGGATATTGGTTCCGTCAAAGCAGGCTGCCTCGAAAAGCATTGTCTTAACATCGTCTGTGATCATGGAGTTCTCTCCGCCCATGATTCCTGCAATACCGATGGACTTCTTGCCATCGCTGATCATCAGCACGGTGTCATCCATCTCCCTTTCCTGTCCGTCTAGAGTCGTAAATTTCTCGCCTTTGGCTGCCGTGCGGACAATAATCTCGCGGTCAGCGATCGTATCCAGATCATAGGCATGCATCGGCTGTCCGTATTCTTCCATCACATAGTTGGTAATATCCACCAGATTGTTGATTGGACGGATGCCTACGGATGCAAGGCGTCTCTGCATCCATTTCGGAGATGGCCCGATTTTGATATTCTTTACGACTCTTGCACAGTATCTCGGACACAACTCGCTGTCCTTTACAGACACCTTGATATAGTCGTTCACATCCTCATTATTGCCGGTTGCCGTAACTACCGGAGGATGGAATTCCTTTCCAAACGTAGCGGCTGCTTCCCTTGCAATTCCGATGACGCTGAAGCAGTCCACTCTGTTGGATGTGACTTCATATTCAAATACTACGTCATTAAGCCCCAGTGCTTCGATCGCGCTGCTTCCGACTTCTACATCATCCTTGAAGATATAGATTCCCTCTTCCGGCGCTTCCGGGTACATATCCCGGTCAGAGCCCAGTTCTTCAATCGAGCACATCATGCCGCAGCTTTCTATGCCTCTTAACTTTCCTTTTTTGATCTTAATTCCGCCCGCCACGCGGCTTCCAGGCTCATGTCCGCCTGCCACGCGTCCTCCGTCCAATACCACCGGCACTTTGTCGCCTTCATGCACGTTGTTGGCGCCAGTCACGATCTGTACGGACTCGCTTCCTATATTCACCTGGCAGATTATCAGTTTATCTGCATCCGGGTGCTTTTCTATCTTGTCAATCTGGCCCACCACGATCTTAGAAAGATCCGCGTCCAGTTCTTCATATCCTTCTACCTTTGTTCCGGATAAGGTCATTGCATCCGTATATTCCCGGGCCGTCACATCCAGGTCCGGAACATACGCTTTTATCCATGATAATGATGTATTCATCTTACTTCTCCCTCCAATTAGAATTGCTTCAAGAATCTGATATCGTTTTCGTATAGCAATCGCATATCGTCGATCTCATATTTTAGAAGGGCAATACGCTCCAATCCTACGCCGAAAGCGAAGCCGGTATACTCTTCCGGATCAATGCCGCACATTTCCAATACATGCGGATGCACCATGCCGCATCCGAGAATCTCGATCCATCCGGAGCCTTTACAGAAGCGGCAGCCTTTTCCGCCGCATTTGAAACAGGTTACGTCCACTTCGGCGCTTGGCTCAGTGAACGGGAAATGATGCGGACGGAACTTGGTCTTGGTCTCAGGGCCGAATAATTCTTTTGCGAATACTTCCAGCGTTCCCTTTAAGTCCGCAAAGGAAATATTCTTGTCAATGACCAGTCCTTCAATCTGGTGGAAGGACGGGGAGTGGGTCGCGTCCACTTCGTCAGAACGGAATACGCGTCCCGGGGCAATCATACGGATCGGAAGCTTTCCCTGCTCCATGACACGTGCCTGTACCGGCGATGTCTGGGTACGCAGCACGATATCTTTATTAATATAGAAGGTATCCTGCTCGTCCTTTGCCGGATGCCCGTCAGGAATATTCAGTTTCTCAAAGTTGTACAGATCATACTCCACTTCCGGGCCTTCCACTACTTCATACCCCATGCCAACGAAGATTCTCTCTACTTCTTCCAGCGCAATCGTATTCGGATGGCGGTGCCCCACCATATTCTTCTTCGCCGGAAGCGTCACGTCGATGACTTCCTGCTTCATCTTTTCTTCGCGGATAGCCCGCTCCATCTTTTTCTTGCTCTCTTCCAAGACCTTCTCGATAGACGCTCTTGTCTCATTCACAAGCTGGCCAACCTTAGGCCGCTCTTGCGGGGCAACATCCTTCATGCTTTTGAGGACCGCGGTAAGTTCTCCCTTCTTTCCAAGGAACTTCACGCGTACATCGTTCAGTTTTTCAGGCGCATCAGCTGCTTCAATGGCCTTAAGAGCCTCATCCTTGATGCTTTGTAATTTCTCTTTCATCATTTTTCTCCCTTTCTTATATATTCTCTTCTCTAGAACAACTCTCATCCTATGGCGGTGGGAGCCTTATCTCATTTCTAGATAAAAAAAACCTCATCCCAAAAGGGACGAGGCATAACCCGTGGTACCACCCTGCTTCCTGCGTGCTATCCTCACACAGGCACTCTCCGCATGCGTAACGTGCACCTACGGCATTTCCTACTGATCTTTCAAAAATGCAGCTCGCGCGGGAAATTCGATTGCCATCCGAACCAAAGGAAACTTTCAGCCGGGGGTCTCCTCTCTCTAATGGGAAATGGGTCTCTACTTACGCGGTCATTGCTTTTTATCTATGAATACTTAATTATTGTATCATAACAATTGGGGATGTCAAGAAATAAATTACAACTTTTCCCTGCCTTCCCCGGTAAACACCTTATCATACATCATCATATTCAGTTCCCCGCCAAGCAATATGCAGTACATGCAGAAATACATCCACAGCATGATGAGCACGATAGTGGTAAGGCTTCCATACATATCGGAAAACCCTTTGAATATATCTACGTATACAGAAAATATCCAGGATACGATCATCCATCCAATGGCCGCAAATACCGCCCCTGGCAGCTGCTTGCGCAGCTTGTCCTTCCTGTTTGGCAGGAATTTATAAATCAGGAGGCAGAAGACCATCAATACAATGGGGGTGATGATGGTACGCATAGCAATCAGTCTGTCCGCCAGATTCTTAAGAATAGGTACATGCGCCGCAATGAATATATTCAGCGTATTGCCAAATACGGATAGTACCAGCAGAAATATGATTACAAGTATGAACATCACCGTATAGATGGTTGCCCGGATTCTCAAGAATATATAATTACGTGTCTCATTACATTTATACACGCAGTTCAGCCCGGAGGTCATCGCAAGAACGCCTTTTCCGGCGGACCACAATGCCACTACCACTGTAATCGGAATGATTCCGGAAGATTGGTTGTACACCTGGTTCACAATCGAAGTAATCATAGAATCCACGGATGTAGGAAACACCTGAATCACGGCGGTCATGACATCCGCCTTGGTTACCGGGGTATACTGCACCATGGTAATCAAAAGCAGAATGATCGGAATCATGCACAGCATAAAGAAGTATGCGGACTGTGCCGCATACGCCCCTACGTGATCTTCCGTAACATCAGCAGTCATATTTAGGATCTTCTGATATATCTCTTTTAATCTTTTCATTGTACTCTCCCATATACTTGCCCTATATTCTACCTGATTTTTAATGGTTTGTCTATGGAAAGTAACTTAGAGCCTGTATTTAGGCTATATCATTCTACGGTAATGCCCGGGAAGAAAAGGGTAAGTATATCTATGTAAGTCTTGCCTTTCCTGGCCATCTCATTGGCGCCATTCTGGCTCATGCCTATACCATGCCCATATCCGCCGCCTTTTATAACAAATGTATCCCCCTCTTTCCCTATGGTAAAGAATGCGCTTGGCAGAAGCGCGGAACTCGCCACAGTGTTTCCATCCTGCTTCTGAATCTCATATCCGCTGCCTCCTAATGCCCTGCGGATCTTATTCTCCGTGTCCACCGTTACGCTACCCTTATCTCCTGTGGCGCATATCTGAAGCGCAACGCCTCCCGGCCCTGTCCTGGTCACCTCTACGTTTTGCAGCATGCCTACATCGGTTGCCGTATTAAGGCCTACCAGGTTGGAGAGAGTCTGTACCTGAATTCTGGCCTCCCACCGGTACCATGGCAGTTCTCTTTCATAGTCCCCCTCTTCGTCCTTTACCTCAACGGTCTGAAGATACTGGTTCTGCTCATTCGGTTCCGTCCCCCAGGCTTCCAGGCTTGTCGTTTTTCCACAGGAAGTGGAATAATAGTATGTAGTCACAATCTGACCGTTGAATCTTGCCACCTGCCCCTGCGTCTCATTCACAGCCTGGCTTGACGCCTCCTGAGCTTGGGAATTGCCATATACCTGGTAATCCGTGCTGTCGTTTACGTGCGCTTCGTATTCCGGGTACCCATACTCTGCCATCTGCTGATAGGCATAGCTTCTGGCGCAGACTGCCTGCGCTTTCAGCGCTTCCAGTTCATAGGATGCCGGCATCTCGCTGGGCACGACCTTGCACAGGTACGTTTCAACCGGAAGCTCATTGATGATGACAATACCTTCCGCCGTAGTCCGAAGTTCCAGCGTCCCGGCATAGGAAGGCACGCCGTATCCTCTCTGAATGCTATCCAGCGTAACCTCTCCCCCATCTTTCGCCTGAATGCGAATATTGCCCTTGGCAAACCGCTCGTCATCCGGCGCAAATGCCGCCTTCTGGCCTGGCTCGATCTCCTGCTGCTCCTCCCCGAAAGACAGAACCAAGCCTGCTGCCGATGACACTTCCACGCCCGGATGCACTATTCCTGCATGTCCGGTAGTCATAATAAGCACGCGAATGTTGGGATTATCCGTCAATTGCGGTTCTTGTCCCTCTTCTGCATGCCGCCCGGATGTATCCGGCTGCTTTTTCACCTTTTCTTCTTCCCGCAAGGTCAAGGAAGAGAGCAGGCCGCTGATAATCAGCAGGCTGGCTGCTATAGCCAGTCCATAGTATAAGTTTCTTCCCTTTGTCCATTTGTTCACGCTGCATAGCAGCCTGTTCCATCTATACTTATTCCGTCTGCTCTTATTCCAATTATATCGGTTCCGTCTATTTCGGCTCCACTTGTTTTGATTCAATCTATCTGTGCCCTCTTGTCCATGTCTTCTTCTAAATGTATGCTTAGCAGCTGTGGATTATGCACCGTCTCTGCCTCCCGAATGTCCGTCATTTTTCCTTGATAAACTTCCCGGCATCAGAAGAAAATACCAGCGCCAGTTTTTCCAATGCATAGCAACAAAAAGACAGCCGCAAAACGACTGTCCTTTATCTTTTGTATTTCCCCAAAATGCCGGTTTCTGTATTTTGACTCCTAGCCACAGCTAGGTGGGTGTCCGCATCTGTTTTTCTGTCTTCCCCTGCGATATCGGAGGCCTGACATATTACAGAGATATAAGAGTCCCGTTTAAAGTTTTGTAGGTTCAAAATTACAGAAGTTGTCGTACATCCCAGGTTTCTACTGGAATTATTATAACCCATTTCCATGGATTTTACAAGTCATTCTGATAAGCAGAATGTTCCAGTTCAATTAGTTTAATTCATCAACAACCTTCTGGATAGCTGCAAGCGCATCATCAGGAAGTTTGTCATAGCCTTCTTTTGCCGTCTCCAATGCCTTGATCTCATTGACACGGTCATTCATGCGGGCTTTCAGCTGCGTAACATATTCAGGATCATTCATGTCCGGAATGAATCCTTCCCAATCCAGTATCTCGATATCTGAAAATGGTCCCCACTTATGGAAATCTGCTTTTTTCTCTACAATTGTTTCGAGAATCCCTAGCGTATCCTTTGGCTGAACCTTTTTGCCCATGAAGTCTCCTGTATTAACGATATAGCAGTCTACATTCTTCTCTTCTACAAGTTTTTTGAACTTTTCATAATCGTTTGCCAGAGGATAGGTTCTGAATGGGTTCGCATATGGCACAACGACCAGTTTGTTAGGATCTACGCCAGGAGCAAGTCTCTCTGCGGAGGATCTCTTCGTTGCAAGGGTCGCTCCCATTACGGATGCCAGAGAAGCGCCTTTGAGTTTTACTACCGGTGGAATGGTCGGGTCTTTCATAATCCAGAAGATTGCGTTAACCGGAGCATCAATCTTATCAACGCGGTTTGGAGACCACAATTTGGACTTGATCGCCCGTCCGTTGCCATTTCTGATATCTTCCGTTACCAGCTGGATCTTTCCATCCTCATCCAATGTAGCAGAGCAGTTCTGAGCGGTCAGAAGATATTTATTGTCCTCGCATCCTGTCGGATAGTCTGCTGTCTTATCAAAATAGGTAGGCTCGATCGCGATAGATGCGCATGTATCCGTATTGATAATGAAAGCATCGTCGTGAAGTACCTTAATCTCATATTTTCCGCCATGCTTTGCATGTGTAAGCGTTGATTTTCCGGATCCTGACAGTCCGTATACGGATGCAACATAACTGCTTCCGTCCGGAAGTAAGTATTCTTTCTGTCCGCCATGGCAGGAAGCATATCCGTTACGGTTTGCAATTGCCCAAACCATGGTAAGGGTTCCTTTCTTATGCTCTCCGAAGTATCTCATGCCAAGGATGCATGCACAGTTAGTCTCCGTGTTGAAGTAGCACAGAGTCTTCTTTGCAGGATCGCTTAAGCAGTCGAAGCTGACGCCAGGCGCTTCCTTTGGTATCCACTGAGGATCAGAGAAGATATAGATGTCAGGCTCTTTGCCATCGCCGACCGGCTTTGACTCCTTATACATCTTTACATATTCATCTGACATATACTGGAAGTTCAGCATCCAGTTATACATGATGTTCTCTTCGCCTTCTGGAATCAGGAGGTGCGCTTTTACCATGAATTCCGGATCCAGTCCCGCATATACGGTTGCATGATACATCTTCTTAAAGCGGGATGTATAGATTGCATCCATAGCAACTTTATCCAGCGCGTCACAGTCTACTCCCGGCTCGCCTGCGATACGGCGGGCGGTAGCGTAACGGCCCGTAATTGCTCCGTCATTGAATAAAAGAACCTTTGCATCAGCATCAAGGCCAAATTCTTCTCCTCTATATACAGGCATGTCTGTAACTACGGTTCCTGGTGAATTCTTTGCCAGATTATATGCCTCTTTTAATGTGTTAACCGGTACAACATTATTTCCATAAAATGCTGCTTCGATAATAGATCTTGTCTTTGAGAATCCCGGCTTGCCTTTTCCTATTTCTTCAATTGGATAATACGCTTTTGTTGCCATATCTTCTTTTCCTCCTTAAAATTCGAAATTTGATTCATTATCTCATTTTTTCGCGCAAAAGTCAAGACTTTAACAATGTTTTAACGAAAGTTTATACTTTTTAGAATTCATTTACCAAATATCCGCGCTGAATAATTGTATAAAAAAATTGAAAAAATGCAGGATCTCGCAAATAATCCTGCATTTTTTCATCAAATGCCAAAATATTTTTTATTACACTTTCGTATCGCGGCGGCAAATCCGAAGAGGGCCAGGATTACGACTGTGATCATTACTATAAAGACCTTTGGAATCCTTTCTACATATATATTATACAAATCTACCGCTCCATAAACCGTAACTATGAATCCCAAAAGGAGCAGCGGCAGCGAGGCTTCCCTGCTATATCCTTCAAGATCCTTGCATTTTCCTGCATCCACGCCTTTCGGCAGAAGTATCGTCCGGTTGATAATTTTTTTATATTTCAGCATGAAAAATCCATACAGACAATAAATCCCACAGGCAAGCCCTATGAATCCAAATATTCCTTCAAACATCTAATGCACTCCTTTTACTATATCTTCAGTATGCCTTTCACCGTATCCTTCATCATGTCCACATCACATTCCAACGTATGAAGCACCTTTGCATCCAGTATCTCCTGAATTGCCTGCGGCATATCTACACGGGAAATTTCCTGAAGTTCTTTGAGCAGGCTGAATTCATCGGCTCCCTCGTATTTATCATCTATGGCTGTCATCACGCTTTTTACGAACTTATACGGGCTGGCAGTGGAGGCGATCACGCACTTCTTATCATCCTTGCTTTCTTCCCTGTAACTGCGGCATACATAGGATGCCACAGACGTATGAGTATCCATGACATAGCCCGTCTCCTCATAGACCGCCTTGATGTTCGCGGCTGTCTCTTTTTCATCCGCGTATCCTGCTGCAAAATCCGCAAGACGTTCCTTCATATCCTCTGTGATCGTATAACTTCCATCTGCTTTCAGTTCTTCCATCAATGCCTTCGTCTTTTCCGAATCCTGGCCAGCCACCAGATATATCAATCGCTCCAGATTACTGGAGATCAGGATGTCCATGGATGGAGATGTGGTCAGCACGAATTCCCGATTCTTATCATAGGTTCCGGACTCAAAGAAATCAAAGAGCACCTTATTTTCATTGGAGGCACAGATCAGCTTCTCTATCGGAATCCCCATATTCTTTGCATAATATGCTGCCAGAATATTTCCAAAATTACCGGTAGGCACTACCACATTGATCTTCTCGCCGTCCTGTACCTCATCGTTGGCAAGAAGTTTGGCATAGGCATAGACATAATAGACGATCTGGGGAACCAGCCGTCCGATATTGATGGAATTAGCGGAGGAGAACTGATATCCCTTGCCGGCCAATTCCTTTGCCAGCTCCACGTCTTCAAACATGGCCTTGACGCCACTCTGCGCATTGTCAAAATTACCGTGAATCGCGACTACATCTACATTCTTTCCTTTTTGAGTGACCATCTGCAGTTCCTGCACTTTGCTGACGCCGTTCTTTGGATAGAATACGATAATCCTTGTCCCTTCCACATCCGCAAACCCAGCCATCGCTGCCTTTCCGGTATCTCCTGAGGTTGCCGCGAGAATTACGATCTCCTTGTCAGCCTGATTCTTCCTGGCCGATGTGGTCATAAGATGCGGCAGAATAGACAGGGCCATATCCTTAAAGGCGATGGTCGCCCCATGGAACAGTTCCAGATAGTATGTATCCTTAATCTTTACTAAGGGCGCAATCTCTTCCGTATCAAACTTGCTGTCATACGCCTTATTGATACAGTCTTTCAACTCTTCTTCTGTAAAGTCCGTCAGGAATAACTTCATGACCTCATAGGCGGTCTGCTGATAGGTCATATCTTTAAGTTCATCCAAAGAAATATCCAGTTTTGGTATTTCCTCCGGCACGAACAGTCCTCCGTCCGGCGCAAGTCCCTTAAGAATTGCTTCAGAAGCCGTCACTTTTCTATCTGAATTTCTAGTACTTTTGTAATGTAGATTCATCTCTTTTCACCCTTCTATTATACTTTAATTTGCTTTCCTGAACAGAATAAAAAGTACAGCGCTGATCGCCATCAATATCGGATAGAACAGATATGGCATGATATTAAACGGCGTCAGCCCAGTAAGACTGGCTGCCGACAACAGCTGAGCGCCATATGGGATCAGTCCCTGCCCCACGGAAGTAAAAATATCCAGCAAAGACGCAGACCTTCTTGGAGATATCTCAAACTCATCGCTGATTTCCTTTGCGATAGGTCCTGCCATTACGATGGCAACCGTATTATTAGCCGTACACATATCAACCAGAAGCGACAATCCCGCAATGCCGACCTCGCCGCCGCGCTGCCCTTTGATACTCTTCTTGATCAGATTCAATATAAACTGTATTCCCCCAAATTCCTTAACCAGCGACACAATACATGCCACCACGATCGAGATTACGGTGATATCATACATCCCCGTAACTCCCTCGCCCACAGAAGAGAACATCTCCCCGACCGCCAGGCTGCCCGTTGCGACTCCCACGATCAAGGATATCACCGTTCCTCCGATGAGGACCACGAATACATTGATTCCAATCAGCGCGCCAACCAGTACCAGTATATATGGCAGCACCCGGAATATATTGTATGTCAGTTCTTCTGTCAGTTTAAAATTCGCATTCCTGGTAATCACCAGGAATATTATGATTGTGATAATAGCAGCCGGAAGCACGATAAAGAAGTTCTCCTTGAACTTATCCTTCATCTCGCATCCCTGCGTCTTTACCGCGGCAATCGTCGTATCCGATATCATGGACAGGTTATCGCCGAACATTGCCCCGCATACAACCGCTCCGATACAGATAGCCAGGGAGAACCCTGTCTTCTCGCTGATGCCTACTGCTATTGGGGCCAATGCCGCGATCGTCCCCATGCTTGTCCCCATTGATACGGAGATGAAGCAGCCAATCACGAACAATCCCACTACCGCCACTTTTGCCGGAAGTATGGAAAGGCCCAGATTAACTGTACTTTCCACGCCCCCTGCAGCCGTGACCGCGCCGGAAAATGCTCCGGCGCTAAGGAAGATTAGGCTCATGGTAATAATGTTCTCATCTCCCACACCTCTTGATATAATGCTGATCTTTTCTTGAAAACTTAAGCCTCTGTTCTGGATAAAGGCCACCAGAAGCGCAATCAAAAAGGCTACGATTGCAGGCATTGCATAAAAA carries:
- the pheT gene encoding phenylalanine--tRNA ligase subunit beta, which encodes MNTSLSWIKAYVPDLDVTAREYTDAMTLSGTKVEGYEELDADLSKIVVGQIDKIEKHPDADKLIICQVNIGSESVQIVTGANNVHEGDKVPVVLDGGRVAGGHEPGSRVAGGIKIKKGKLRGIESCGMMCSIEELGSDRDMYPEAPEEGIYIFKDDVEVGSSAIEALGLNDVVFEYEVTSNRVDCFSVIGIAREAAATFGKEFHPPVVTATGNNEDVNDYIKVSVKDSELCPRYCARVVKNIKIGPSPKWMQRRLASVGIRPINNLVDITNYVMEEYGQPMHAYDLDTIADREIIVRTAAKGEKFTTLDGQEREMDDTVLMISDGKKSIGIAGIMGGENSMITDDVKTMLFEAACFDGTNIRKSSKKVGLRTDASGKFEKGLDPNNAQAAIDRACQLVEELGAGEVVGGMVDVYGKKKEPVRVLFDADAINNLLGTDISKEEMIGYFEKIGLAYDEGSNEVIAPTFRHDLFRVADLAEEVARFYGYDNIPTTLPRGEATTGKLSFKLRVEEVARDIAEFCGFSQGMTYSFESPKVFDKLMIPEDSLLRQTVEIINPLGEDYSIMRTTSLNGMLMSLATNYNRRNKDVRLYELGNVYIPKALPLTELPEERMQFTLGMYGDGDFFSMKGVIEEFFDKVGMHGKETYDPQAGKPYLHPGRQANVIYDGTVVGYLGEVHPDVADTYGIGTKAYIAVIDMPEIVKRATFDRKYTGIAKFPAVNRDISMVMPKEILAGQVEEVIEKKGGAYLESYALFDLYEGAQIKEGYKSVAYSIVFRAKNKTLEDAEVTEAMERILKELEGMGIELRK
- the pheS gene encoding phenylalanine--tRNA ligase subunit alpha is translated as MKEKLQSIKDEALKAIEAADAPEKLNDVRVKFLGKKGELTAVLKSMKDVAPQERPKVGQLVNETRASIEKVLEESKKKMERAIREEKMKQEVIDVTLPAKKNMVGHRHPNTIALEEVERIFVGMGYEVVEGPEVEYDLYNFEKLNIPDGHPAKDEQDTFYINKDIVLRTQTSPVQARVMEQGKLPIRMIAPGRVFRSDEVDATHSPSFHQIEGLVIDKNISFADLKGTLEVFAKELFGPETKTKFRPHHFPFTEPSAEVDVTCFKCGGKGCRFCKGSGWIEILGCGMVHPHVLEMCGIDPEEYTGFAFGVGLERIALLKYEIDDMRLLYENDIRFLKQF
- a CDS encoding YihY/virulence factor BrkB family protein, with translation MKRLKEIYQKILNMTADVTEDHVGAYAAQSAYFFMLCMIPIILLLITMVQYTPVTKADVMTAVIQVFPTSVDSMITSIVNQVYNQSSGIIPITVVVALWSAGKGVLAMTSGLNCVYKCNETRNYIFLRIRATIYTVMFILVIIFLLVLSVFGNTLNIFIAAHVPILKNLADRLIAMRTIITPIVLMVFCLLIYKFLPNRKDKLRKQLPGAVFAAIGWMIVSWIFSVYVDIFKGFSDMYGSLTTIVLIMLWMYFCMYCILLGGELNMMMYDKVFTGEGREKL
- the sppA gene encoding signal peptide peptidase SppA gives rise to the protein MKKKQIIGLVIAAVLFIAVGVSSVLTNTFSQKMLNDSVGQILTGDYRFNAPLSDYIAIVRVEGTIQEQASTGIFDIPEGYQHQTTMEYIDDLMEDSNNKGILLYVDSPGGTVYESEELYLKLKDYKEATGRPVWDYMAHYAASGGYMVSMASDKIYANSNTVTGSIGVIMSGFDMTGLYEKLGIRYFSITSGEYKDSSQMTDEQMAIYQEQVDEYYNKFVSIVAEGRGMSEEAVRGLADGRTYTAEQAIDNGLIDSISSFEDMQAAMSEELGVNNYYELEGPSGVFASLFAQVKDLIPKSEAQILKETAADMESGVPMYYAEQLQ
- a CDS encoding RDD family protein is translated as MQNNCNRPEVSYAGFWARLAAYCIDSVIVFAGLLFVRLFISGITAALEGTALGGNVLFQYTLKDILLYVFHVLYFILCTYLTGTTLGKRAMNLRVVSVDEGQRLSLLDVVYRETVGRFLCSLSIGIGYIIVGFDREKRGIHDMLCDTRVIYAKKIKVFPVYQMPQGYPGPQGYGPVPGQTPPTGGSKPAQDKFKDDLPEDK